The Bacteroides sp. AN502(2024) DNA segment GCCAATCTTCACTTTGTGAGGACGTACTGCTGTCAAAGGGGTGTTAATACGACTGTTTTCGCCCATTTCAGGGAATATTTCATGGACGAGTGCATCATATTCCTCGGTCATAGGCATCGTGTGGTTTAGCTTGAACATCAACTGAGCCTGTTTCTTAGCCAATGCCAATTCTTCAGCAGTCTGATTATAACAGTCTATTCTGATTTCTTCCATATTATCATGCCGTTACTAGTGCAGTGGGAGCCATACCGTATTTCTCCTTGAATACCTTGGAGAAATGAGACAAATTCTTGAAGCCAACTTTATAGCATACATCTGTAATGTTACTCCGTCCTTGTTTGATTAAATCGTATGCTGCTTCCAGTCGACGATTAATTATCCATTTGAGTGGTGACATTTCGCTCACTTTCTTGAAATCACGCTTGAATGATGCAAGACTACGACCGGTGTAACTTGCCATTTCTTCCATTGACAACTCCTGCATATAATTTTCATTCATAAACTCCAGCAGATCTATTTTCCACGGATCTGTAAAGTCAAACAGTGACGCATAGAGATTCTTGTCAGTATTCAATAGGACATACAACCCTTCTATCATTTTCAATTGCAGAAGGGCATCTGCAGGTCTTGCTCCCGATTCAAAGTAAGGTAGGATTGATTCAAACAAACTTCTGATGTCAGGACGGTGAGCCGGAAGCAGCATCAAGCTCTTCTTATTACGTTTT contains these protein-coding regions:
- a CDS encoding helix-turn-helix domain-containing protein yields the protein MEQLKVLDYSNVFIASYFTEDRECAHPNAEHTLIYLVSGELEITDNGQKTILHPGDCAFMRRDNKMMLQKRVKEGVPYHSIVLKFNRKFLHEFFSGIDKKSLPEMAKRNKKSLMLLPAHRPDIRSLFESILPYFESGARPADALLQLKMIEGLYVLLNTDKNLYASLFDFTDPWKIDLLEFMNENYMQELSMEEMASYTGRSLASFKRDFKKVSEMSPLKWIINRRLEAAYDLIKQGRSNITDVCYKVGFKNLSHFSKVFKEKYGMAPTALVTA